The Cydia amplana chromosome 21, ilCydAmpl1.1, whole genome shotgun sequence genome includes a window with the following:
- the LOC134658146 gene encoding carbonyl reductase [NADPH] 3-like: MVNKVALVTGSNQGIGFAIVEELLKRGVETVYITTRNEQRGRDAVEKLKAKGLNPYFHQLDVTESKSVKKCADYVKLQHGGLDILVNNAAITVENFEETSYEDAVRVLNTNYFGILTIQEHFFPILKLDARVVNISSDCGHISNIRNQDWIARLTIKDVKRADVDEFVSWFLNSVKTKTLKPEDFYQTELLAYRISKIAVSALTVAQQNEIDRNISVNSIHPGFVQTSMTRGSGIFTLEESSKAPAYLALDVDQSVKGQYFWFDKEIKDWRNPDLPLHCDYEMLKNYWQ; this comes from the coding sequence ATGGTCAACAAAGTAGCCTTAGTGACGGGATCAAATCAGGGCATTGGTTTCGCTATTGTCGAAGAATTACTGAAAAGAGGTGTCGAAACCGTCTATATTACAACAAGAAACGAGCAACGAGGGCGTGACGCCGTAGAAAAGTTAAAAGCAAAAGGTTTAAACCCTTATTTTCACCAATTAGACGTCACTGAATCAAAAAGTGTTAAAAAATGTGCGGATTACGTAAAACTTCAGCATGGAGGCTTGGATATACTTGTTAATAACGCTGCAATCACCGTAGAAAATTTCGAAGAGACATCTTACGAAGATGCAGTACGTGTCCTCAATACAAATTATTTCGGTATCCTGACGATTCAAGAGCATTTCTTTCCTATCCTAAAGCTGGATGCTAGGGTTGTAAACATCTCCAGCGACTGTGGACATATTTCTAATATCAGGAACCAAGATTGGATCGCCAGGCTGACCATTAAGGATGTAAAGAGAGCAGATGTTGATGAATTTGTTAGTTGGTTCTTAAACTCAGTCAAAACTAAGACCTTGAAGCCTGAGGACTTTTATCAAACTGAACTGCTTGCGTACAGGATTTCCAAGATAGCAGTAAGTGCGTTGACAGTTGCGCAACAGAATGAAATTGACAGAAACATTTCTGTAAACTCTATTCACCCTGGATTCGTTCAGACGTCCATGACTCGGGGATCTGGTATTTTCACATTAGAAGAATCTAGCAAAGCTCCAGCGTACTTGGCTTTGGACGTGGATCAGTCGGTGAAGGGACAGTATTTCTGGTTTGATAAAGAAATCAAAGATTGGCGCAACCCCGACCTACCTCTGCACTGTGATTACGAAATGTTGAAAAACTATTGGCAATAA